The Huiozyma naganishii CBS 8797 chromosome 1, complete genome genome window below encodes:
- the RSM24 gene encoding mitochondrial 37S ribosomal protein mS35 (similar to Saccharomyces cerevisiae RSM24 (YDR175C); ancestral locus Anc_8.373) — MSFWRLTSCTRVAVSRRAAVPSRRFQTVGGHISRRCISTGVVSQEVQVSDDIFLDPKRWVGLPPARIIDLYWERKVKLGLAYRPTKEELDALLTTSEYTGVSPKEIRKLYEQKTETVTSSVRYSKDDLKYGLRPFQFDELPSPAQDELANRHEENFYKKLAAFELPLLVQYRQEYKPPRDTDVVSYRYTSYFGEEHPNSRKVVLSVKTRNLGLDSKQLHKFQLLARTRYDFQTDTFKMSSDKFPESAQNARYLNDVFNRLLDESRDLSEDDFADVPLDTRHITAKNLRKRSTKGFEFPKEWNRPEDAPAQKVNMLGKVLDR; from the coding sequence ATGTCGTTTTGGAGGTTGACAAGTTGCACGCGTGTAGCTGTGTCGCGGAGGGCTGCAGTACCCAGTCGGAGATTTCAAACAGTGGGTGGTCACATCTCAAGGCGGTGTATTTCCACTGGGGTGGTGTCCCAGGAGGTTCAAGTGAGCGACGATATCTTCTTGGATCCGAAGCGGTGGGTTGGGTTACCACCCGCGCGTATCATTGACCTGTACTGGGAAAGGAAGGTCAAGCTCGGTTTAGCGTATAGACCCACGAAGGAGGAGTTAGATGCGCTGCTGACCACCTCAGAGTATACGGGGGTCTCCCCCAAAGAGATCAGGAAACTGTACGAACAGAAAACGGAAACGGTCACTTCGTCAGTCAGATACTCTAAAGACGATCTTAAGTACGGGCTGCGGCCCTTCCAGTTTGACGAACTGCCCTCACCGGCACAGGACGAGTTAGCGAACCGCCACGAGGAAAACTTctacaagaaactggcagCGTTCGAATTACCTCTGCTTGTGCAGTACCGGCAGGAGTACAAACCACCACGGGACACAGATGTAGTATCGTACAGGTACACATCGTACTTCGGCGAGGAACACCCAAACTCTCGGAAAGTAGTGCTCTCCGTGAAAACACGCAATCTTGGGCTCGACAGCAAGCAGCTTCACAAGTTCCAACTTCTCGCGAGGACACGGTACGACTTCCAAACAgacactttcaagatgtCCTCGGATAAGTTCCCAGAGTCCGCGCAGAACGCACGGTATTTGAACGACGTGTTCAACAGACTGCTTGACGAGTCGAGGGATCTTTCAGAGGACGACTTCGCCGATGTGCCCCTAGACACGAGACACATCACGGCCAAGAACTTACGGAAAAGATCGACAAAGGGGTTCGAGTTCCCCAAGGAGTGGAATAGACCAGAGGACGCACCGGCACAGAAAGTAAACATGCTGGGGAAAGTGCTGGATCGGTGA
- the HMO1 gene encoding Hmo1p (similar to Saccharomyces cerevisiae HMO1 (YDR174W); ancestral locus Anc_8.372), with protein sequence MTTDASAKLKVAKDSLVSSLFELSKAANQTASSIVDFYNNIGEDEEEKIEAFTTLTESLQMLTAATDQFGGITSDLLNPLDDEKDAGRAKTPMKRKVERDPNAPKKPLTVFFAYSAYVRQELRDARQKAGLAPLSSTEITQEISKKWKELSDAEKEKWKQAYHVELEHYQKAKQEYLENKKNGTLPVLDGPSHAPVPIPFGLLHHDEEPEPVVPAHFEEKRHREDDGSVSGEKKKKKKKNKKNKDKSNTSVSM encoded by the exons ATGACTACAGACGCGAGTGCCAAGTTGAAAGTGGCCAAGGACTCA ttaGTTTCTTCGCTATTTGAACTATCGAAGGCTGCTAACCAGACTGCCTCGTCGATTGTTGATTTCTACAACAACATCGGcgaagatgaggaagaaaagatcGAGGCCTTCACCACGTTGACCGAGTCCCTACAAATGTTGACAGCTGCTACGGACCAATTCGGTGGGATCACCTCTGACCTGTTGAACCCATTGGACGACGAAAAGGACGCTGGACGTGCGAAGACCCCTATGAAACGGAAGGTCGAGCGTGATCCAAACGCCCCCAAGAAGCCCTTGACTGTTTTCTTCGCGTACTCCGCGTACGTGCGCCAAGAGTTGCGCGATGCGAGACAGAAGGCCGGGTTGGCGCCGCTCTCGTCCACGGAGATTACCCAGGAGATCTCCAAGAAGTGGAAGGAACTGAGCGACGctgagaaggagaagtGGAAGCAGGCGTACCACGTCGAGCTGGAACACTACCAGAAGGCGAAGCAAGAGTACCtagagaacaagaagaacgggACGCTCCCGGTCTTGGACGGGCCCAGCCACGCGCCGGTCCCAATCCCCTTCGGCTTGCTACACCATGACGAGGAGCCTGAACCCGTAGTCCCTGCGcattttgaagagaagagacaTCGCGAGGATGACGGCTCTGTCAGCggggagaagaagaagaaaaagaagaagaataagaagaacaaggaTAAGTCCAACACCAGTGTGTCTATGTAG
- the ARG82 gene encoding inositol polyphosphate multikinase (similar to Saccharomyces cerevisiae ARG82 (YDR173C); ancestral locus Anc_8.371) encodes MEQYQELEHKAAGHDGTLTDTDGTLIFKPLNQREFAFYQSVQNGVEHSERQDQGDIPLESWMPVFLGVLNEGKNLSSDEKVTVITDGSSVHLDTKVTPAGDVPSQKYLVLQNLLAGFNKPNVLDIKLGKVLYDSDASDAKKLRMQEVSKTTTSGSLGFRICGMKIQRNSRCNDVLKDEHFEAGASDDEYIFVNKLLGRSRTKEDVKDAIDMFFAHDSLSVERRRQLKVMFLKRLQLFFNTLLDENVRMISSSLLFVYEGDVARWDEEQDADTILNESFMQEDSSDEEVETHPDSTGSTPQKTAVPLSSMSLIDFAHSRVTPGAGYDENVVEGVESLLEIFTDIAK; translated from the coding sequence ATGGAACAATAtcaagaactggaacatAAAGCTGCTGGTCACGATGGTACTCTAACGGACACCGATGGCACGCTTATATTCAAACCTTTAAATCAACGGGAATTTGCCTTCTACCAGTCGGTGCAGAATGGGGTGGAACACTCAGAACGACAGGATCAGGGGGATATTCCATTGGAGTCATGGATGCCCGTGTTTCTTGGCGTGTTAAATGAGGGGAAGAACTTGTCCTCAGATGAGAAAGTCACGGTAATTACGGATGGGTCTAGCGTTCATTTGGATACTAAGGTCACTCCGGCAGGTGATGTCCCATCCCAAAAGTATCTGGTCTTACAGAACTTGCTGGCTGGGTTTAACAAACCCAATGTTTTGGATATTAAGTTAGGGAAGGTTCTCTATGACAGCGATGCATCTGATGCCAAAAAACTGAGGATGCaagaagtttcaaaaactaCAACCTCAGGTTCTTTAGGCTTTAGGATATGTGGTAtgaaaattcaaagaaactCTAGATGTAATGATGTTCTCAAGGATGAGCACTTCGAAGCTGGGGCTTCCGATGATGAATACATATTTGTGAACAAATTGCTCGGGAGGTCGCGCACTAAGGAGGACGTTAAAGATGCCATTGACATGTTCTTTGCTCATGACTCGCTCTCCGTAGAAAGGAGGAGGCAATTGAAAGTTATGTTTCTGAAAAGACTGCaattgttcttcaacacctTGTTGGATGAAAATGTGAGGATGATCTCCAGCAgcctcctcttcgtctaCGAGGGTGACGTGGCAAGGTGGGATGAGGAACAGGATGCGGATACCATTCTCAATGAAAGTTTTATGCAAGAAGATAGCAGCGATGAGGAAGTCGAGACCCACCCCGACTCAACAGGGAGCACGCCACAGAAAACTGCTGTGCCGCTGAGCTCGATGTCTCTAATAGACTTTGCCCACTCAAGAGTGACTCCGGGAGCCGGATACGACGAAAACGTCGTAGAGGGCGTGGAGAGTCTTTTGGAGATATTCACCGACATTGCCAAATGA
- the SUP35 gene encoding translation termination factor GTPase eRF3 (similar to Saccharomyces cerevisiae SUP35 (YDR172W); ancestral locus Anc_8.370): MSDQNQGNSNNYQNYYQNYNPQQQGFQPQQGFQPQQGFQQYQQPQQQSQQNYQQYQQYQQYQQYQQPQQSFQGYNQQQGYQQYNQQQGYQGYNLQQNANQGGYNQRGGYKGNYNNNSINQGGYQQYQKPQQGQGMSLDDFKKQQTQQAAPKPKKTLKLVSSSGIKLANATKPAEVKDVPAEKTETKGSEAATEKTKESTPAAELPNVDGLKISESKKEALPSPAPESSKPKSNADAAGSDSLVKEQEEDVDEEVIRDMFGGKDHVSLIFMGHVDAGKSTMGGNLLYLTGSVDKRTIEKYEREAKDAGRQGWYLSWVMDTNKEERNDGKTIEVGKAYFETEKRRYTILDAPGHKMYVSEMIGGASQADVGVLVISARKGEYETGFEKGGQTREHALLAKTQGVNKMIVVINKMDDPTVGWSEERYNQCVGNLTNFLKAVGYNVKEDVIFMPVSGYSGANLKDRVDPKECPWYSGPSLLEYLDNMNHMDRRVNAPFMLPVAAKMKDLGTIVEGKIESGHIKKGQSTLLMPNKIHVEIQNIYNETENEVDMAICGEQVKLKIKGVEEEDVTPGFVLTSPKNPIKSATKFVAQIAIVELKSIMSAGFSCVMHVHTAIEEVTVTQLLHKLEKGTNRKSRKPPAFAKKGMKIIAVLETEAPVCVETYQDYPQLGRFTLRDQGTTIAIGKIIKVAN; the protein is encoded by the coding sequence ATGTCTGATCAGAACCAAGGTAACTCTAACAATTACCAGAACTACTATCAGAACTATAACCCTCAACAGCAGGGGTTCCAGCCTCAGCAAGGGTTTCAACCCCAGCAGGGCTTCCAACAGTACCAACAACCTCAGCAGCAGTCTCAACAGAACTACCAACAGTACCAACAGTACCAACAGTACCAACAGTACCAGCAGCCACAACAGAGTTTCCAAGGGTACAACCAGCAGCAAGGGTATCAACAGTACAACCAACAGCAGGGGTACCAAGGTTACAATCTACAGCAGAATGCCAACCAAGGTGGTTACAACCAGCGTGGCGGTTACAAGGGtaactacaacaacaactctATTAACCAAGGTGGGTACCAGCAGTACCAGAAGCCTCAGCAGGGTCAAGGTATGTCTCTAGACGACTTCAAGAAGCAGCAAACGCAGCAAGCGGCGCCTAAACCtaagaaaactttgaagttggtgTCCAGTTCCGGGATTAAACTGGCCAATGCTACAAAGCCAGCTGAGGTGAAGGATGTGCCTGCCGAGAAGACAGAAACCAAGGGTTCGGAAGCTGCTACCGAAAAAACCAAGGAAAGCACTCCTGCCGCTGAATTGCCAAACGTTGATGGCCTGAAGATTTCTGAGTCCAAGAAGGAAGCGTTGCCAAGCCCTGCCCCAGAAAGCTCTAAACCTAAATCTAATGCTGACGCTGCAGGATCTGACTCCTTGGTGAAGGAGCAAGAGGAAGACGTCGATGAGGAGGTCATCAGGGATATGTTTGGTGGGAAGGACCACGTTTCTTTGATCTTCATGGGTCACGTCGATGCAGGTAAGTCTACTATGGGTGGTAACCTGCTGTACTTGACTGGTTCTGTCGATAAGAGAACCATCGAGAAGTACGAGAGAGAAGCCAAGGATGCAGGTAGACAAGGTTGGTATCTGTCGTGGGTCATGGACACAAACAAGGAGGAGAGAAACGATGGTAAGACCATTGAGGTTGGTAAGGCTTACTTTGAGACTGAAAAGAGACGTTACACTATCCTGGACGCACCAGGTCACAAAATGTACGTCTCTGAAATGATTGGTGGTGCCTCTCAAGCTGACGTCGGTGTCTTGGTCATCTCTGCGAGAAAGGGTGAGTACGAAACCGGTTTTGAAAAGGGTGGTCAAACGAGAGAGCATGCTTTGCTGGCCAAGACTCAGGGTGTGAACAAGATGATCGTTGTCATTAATAAGATGGATGACCCAACAGTGGGCTGGTCCGAAGAGCGTTACAACCAGTGTGTCGGCAACTTGaccaacttcttgaaggcCGTCGGCTATAACGTCAAGGAGGACGTCATATTCATGCCTGTTTCCGGGTACAGTGGGGCGAATCTGAAGGATCGCGTTGATCCAAAGGAATGTCCATGGTACAGTGGACCATCTCTGTTGGAGTACTTGGACAACATGAACCACATGGACCGTCGTGTAAACGCTCCATTCATGCTTCCAGTTGCTGCAAAGATGAAAGACCTGGGTACTATTGTCGAGGGTAAGATCGAATCTGGGCACATAAAGAAGGGTCAATCTACACTGCTGATGCCAAACAAGATTCACGttgaaattcaaaacatCTATAACGAAACAGAGAATGAAGTGGACATGGCCATTTGTGGTGAACAGGTCAAGTTGAAGATCAAGGGCGttgaggaggaagatgtCACCCCTGGGTTTGTGTTGACCTCGCCAAAGAACCCGATCAAGAGTGCCACAAAGTTTGTTGCCCAGATTGCCATTGTCGAGCTAAAGTCGATCATGTCTGCTGGTTTCTCTTGTGTCATGCATGTCCACACTGCCATCGAAGAAGTTACCGTGACCCAATTGCTACATAAACTGGAGAAGGGTACCAACCGTAAGTCGAGGAAACCTCCTGCCTTTGCCAAGAAGGGTATGAAGATCATTGCTGTTTTGGAGACGGAGGCCCCAGTGTGTGTTGAGACTTACCAGGACTACCCTCAACTTGGGAGATTCACTCTAAGAGACCAAGGTACCACTATTGCCATTGGTAAGATCATCAAGGTGGCGAACTAA
- the HSP42 gene encoding heat shock protein HSP42 (similar to Saccharomyces cerevisiae HSP42 (YDR171W); ancestral locus Anc_8.369) encodes MSFYQPSLSLYDVLNALSDQSRQRDPQQRVQQGRTQAHPHRHAHPRVVHGYGPHTHGHVRGRPQFGGPPSQFGPAGYFYRMPGQGYYYNPEYGYYEDDDDASDAGVTNVAGIGGVQDDEQDQDMRESERPSYYHLPRQAERRGYEPAGSDFLADLLNAFAGAAPATTGEEESSGEQPAEEAAEEETERSGAEATEGSGAEATDKQGETQGDKVASEEEGPFKKGTGGEYEIKKPIKEAVRPNLPKIGRKNSGFAHLQAPSPRPDPLQISKPETRLDLPFSPEINVYDLDDKYVVVLALPGANSKSFKIDYHPSSHELLIKGNIIDRLGIEEKFLTITEIKYGAFERTVKFPVLPRIKDEEIKATYSNGLLQIKVPKIADPQDKPQPKKRITIEDVPDEELEFEKNPNPVQPI; translated from the coding sequence ATGAGTTTCTACCAACCTTCACTATCCCTTTACGACGTGCTAAATGCACTATCTGATCAATCACGTCAGAGAGACCCTCAACAGAGGGTGCAACAGGGCCGCACACAGGCTCATCCTCACCGTCACGCGCACCCACGTGTGGTCCATGGGTACGGTCCACATACTCACGGTCATGTAAGGGGGAGACCCCAATTTGGTGGACCCCCATCGCAGTTCGGCCCTGCTGGGTACTTTTACAGAATGCCAGGTCAGGGGTACTACTACAACCCGGAGTACGGCTACTAcgaagatgacgatgatgcTAGTGATGCCGGAGTAACGAACGTTGCTGGGATTGGTGGTGTTCAGGATGATGAGCAGGATCAAGATATGAGAGAGAGTGAACGGCCATCGTACTACCATTTGCCCCGTCAAGCGGAAAGGAGAGGTTACGAACCGGCTGGTTCTGACTTCTTGGCTGATCTTTTGAATGCGTTTGCCGGTGCAGCTCCAGCGACTACCGGTGAGGAAGAATCCTCTGGGGAACAACCTGCTGAGGAAGCTGCAGAGGAAGAGACTGAAAGGAGTGGTGCGGAAGCGACTGAAGGGAGTGGTGCGGAAGCGACTGACAAGCAAGGTGAAACGCAAGGTGACAAAGTTGCCTCTGAGGAGGAAGGGCCATTCAAAAAAGGCACAGGTGGAGAGTACGAGATAAAGAAACCAATCAAAGAGGCGGTGAGACCAAACCTGCCAAAGATTGGCAGGAAGAACTCCGGTTTTGCACACTTGCAAGCGCCCTCTCCTAGACCTGATCCACTTCAGATCTCCAAGCCAGAAACGAGACTGGACCTTCCCTTCAGTCCCGAGATTAATGTTTACGACCTGGATGACAAGTACGTTGTGGTACTAGCTCTACCGGGTGCCAACTCCAAATCTTTCAAGATCGACTACCACCCATCTTCGCACGAACTGTTAATCAAGGGGAACATCATCGACAGGCTCGGAATTGAGGAGAAATTCTTGACGATCACGGAAATTAAGTATGGTGCATTTGAAAGGACCGTGAAGTTCCCAGTGCTGCCACGCATCAAGGacgaagagatcaaagCGACTTACTCCAATGGTTTGCTGCAGATCAAGGTGCCAAAGATTGCTGATCCTCAGGACAAGCCACaaccaaagaaaagaatCACCATTGAGGACGTCCCAGACGAGGAGTTGGAGTTCGAAAAGAACCCAAACCCTGTACAGCCCATATAA